The sequence tggacacaactgagcgactgagcatgcacacactattAGGAAGGGGGAACGAGCTGATTACTAAGAGTGTCTACTCATGCACGGAGCCGTCATGCAGATTGAATGAATACTGTGCGAGGATGCcttgctttttcttccttaaaaggtTCTTGGAGGTAGAGCTCTAGAAGAGCTGTGGGAGAGAAGAAAGGcagatgggggtggagggaggtgaggaaacaaaaaaTTTGGGTTAAGGATCCAAGAACTATAGGAGGAGAGAAGAGCTAGATGGGACTAGAGCTGAGGCATGTATGTAACGAGCACGCCTGTCCGAATTCTCAATAGAAATTGAGAGTAAATATTCCTCTGGTGCCTTCCAAGTTCCCCTTTCCCCAGAGCTGATTAGGGCCTAATTGGTTCATCTCTGTACCTGTCTGTGTTCAAAAATGTTCAGTTGCTCCCAGCTGTTATGTCAGGCTAGAGACATTTGCCTCACCCTGGAATTTCACTCTGAGTACAGCCTCTGTTTGGCCTCATTTCTAATTATTGCCGTATTCCAATTTATCCAAATCTGTCCATACAAATCCAACCAAACTGGACTTTAGGTTGCTTCACAATGCCCCCTACACCAGCTCTCCTGCCTTTGTGCTGGTTTTTCCTATGCTGTGAATGTTGGTCTACCACCATTCCTGGCTGAATCTCTCATCTTGAAAGCCAAATTCAAACGATTGTTCTCTGAAGGAACCTTCACTAGTCCTTCACGCTTATGTACTCATTCCTTCCTCACTACTGGTGTGCTATTAGCCTTTGCTACTAGTGTCGCCTGCTCTAAACTGTCAGATTCTTGAGGACAGCGAAGctctcctcctccatccatgttcattcttttgttgttgttcagttcctaagtcatatctgactctctgcaaccccatggactgcaccacgccaggcttccctgtccttccctctctcttgagtttgctcaaactcatgtccattgagtcggtaatgccatcccaccatctcatcctctgatgccctcttcttctcctgccctcagtttttcccagcatcagggtcttttctagtgagtcagttcttcacatcaggtggccaaagtattggagtttcagcttcagcatcagtccttacagtgaatattcagggttgatttcctttaggactgactggtttgatctccttgctgtccaagggactctcaagtcttctccagcaccacagttcattCTTTATTTGCTCACTTAAGAAGATGTGGGTGTCTATTGCACACTAGCCACTGTGCACTCAGAGGTGAGGGAGTCCTGAGTAAACACTGGTTGGGCTTAATGCTACTGGAGAGCTGATGGGATTCCAACTGGGGGACCAACTGCACTAATGAACTGATGTCCTCGCTGTTGATATGCCAAAACCTTTGCCTCAACAGGCCTTAAATGCATAGTAAGTTTGAGTTTTTATTGCCAAAGTAAAGCAAAGAACTGAGACAACTTAATGAGACAAGCTTATAAATtgttcaggaaaaaaatcagCCTTTGAAATTATTGagtcatttcagtttttattccagagTCATACAAAGCACTATCATCTGTATTATTTAGAAGTGGCTTTCAAAACATTTTTGCCATGACTcatagtataaaaaaaaaaataccctttacATCACAATCCAGgtcatattcattcattccttcagtaAGTACTGACcacctactatatgccaaatACTATTCTCAGCAGACTACAGTAGTAAACAGGCAGGAAGTAAGAACAAAAGCCCTTGCTCTCAAAGACCTTACCTGCAGGTGGAGCATATGATAAAGTAAGTAAACTCACAAAtgcacagaaaatgaaattcatgAACCAAAACCTCCTATGTACATGCCATATACTCTGatgttttctattaaaattaaaaaaaagcggGTCACACCCCATTCAGCCATTTAGTTGGCCTCTCAATTCGGTAACCTATTGAGACCTGCACTCTGAAAAATCCTGGTCTAGGTAATTTATGAATTAGGCAGTGTGTTTATTCTTCCCCTTTTACAGAGGAGACAGCGTGACAGTCTTAAGGTTAAGTTGGTCAGCCACACTCACCTGCAAGCCGAGGAAGCACCACGGGAGCCCACTACCGCCCTCCCCATTATCCGCTGCGGTCCTCACAGCTGTTGCAGCCCCTACTTTGATGATGAAATCCTGAGCTCTGCCTGGAGCTGACCTCCTCGCCCTGCCAGGGCAGATCGCATTAGTCACCTCTAGGCCTGACTAGACTGCGCATGCTCAGGTTTGCTGCTCCCGGGCCACGCGCTGGACGCTGCTTCCTCGCTGCTGTACCAGAGTGGGCTCCGCCGCACTGCGGCTTCTTTAAGAGCAGGTCTCAACTCACCCCTTCCCCTTAAAGCATGGTGCTTTACGAGCAGGCATTAGTGAATACAcacggaactgaactgaggttgtaaggaagggggaggaggaagtgCTTACTAGTCAGGACTGCAAGAGTCAGATGTTTAAAAAGGCAGTATCTATTTAAAGGGCTGAGACCAGAAAAGATACCACTGGGGAAAAGATCTTTTCACCCAGGTTATAAAAGTTACATGTTTGGTAGAAGCATCAATAGTATAAAAACTATTCAATCCAGAAATGTTATCTCCCCAGCATCAGTAGCTTTAGAATGACGCCAGTGGCTCAGGGCCTGCACAGAAGAGTAACTTACATCAACTCAAGAAAACGGGGACAAGGAGGGCCGCGCCGGCTGCGTGAGCCGGGGACGGGCGGAGGCAGAGGCCGGGCGCTCGCCAGCGGCGGGAGAAAGGGCGCCTCTGCCGCAACGGGGGCCATTACAGTGCGGACAGCTGCCAGCTCACCCGGATGAGGCAACCAGCCCCCGTTCTCCACAGAGAGAATCTAAATGGCACAGCCGTATCTACGACTGTCCACTCCTGCTTCGTACAGTTTAGGTGAGATGGGGCTGAGTGCATGGAACAAATGCctaagggaaggaaggagaatcTGTTCGAAAAGGGACATGAACTTTTTCTAATTCTTGACTCAAACTGTAACTTTCAGCTTAAAATCTCATCCTACCACCACAAGGCCAAAGATGAGGTCAGTTATAAAAAATACTATATCTGTGATACAGTATAAAACATAATTTCAATcctattaaaagtaaaaaaaaaaaaaaatataccattAGCTAAATGACCTGTCAGGTTCAGGGACCTACATATGTATGGATTTTTAGATATCAAGAACACTTAATTCTCTAGCCCATgattttcagactttattttgaattACAGAGACACTAATTCCGTAGGACTAAGGTCAGTTGTGGGGACTGCATATTTAAGTAAGCATCCTGGGTTCTGTTTAAAGATGCATCATGTTGAGAAACTTGCTTGACCTAATTCTTTCCTCTTGAACGAAAAAGGGTCTCAATTTTGTTTCCAGTTAGAGCAAAAATGGGCAATAAAACTGTTCAGGCGCACCATTTATGTAGGAACACTAAATAAGAGCATGTACAAAATTTACAACTGTACTTCTTATTGTTTTTAATAGCATTTAGTCACATAATTTACAGCGGCATAGATTTATAAAAGGTATTTACGACTGGCGGGTAATTTACTCGCATCttgggttttcttttaaaattgagaatAGGCAAACTAGTTACCAGTTAAAGGATATTTTAGGATATGATGACTATAAACACAAAAGGTACACTGATATCAATTCTATAAACAGCAAATGTGAATGTAACTTAAGCCTACtggttcacattttttaaaagcacccTCATTTGTTCATAAAGTACTTTAAATGGTTCTTGAAAGTCTACTGTAGACATGATATATTCAGTCCAACTAGTTTGGGAGGTGGGTTGTGTGACCACATCCACTTTGGGGTCTGATTCAGAATTAAAAATCAAACTGCCTTACACACAGATCATAGTCCTGAGCAGCAGCATCAGTTCCCAGATAATACAGCTTCCAGAGCTTTCATCATCCTGGTCACTCTCCTTTTTTTGCTTTCActtatctttcttttaaagaaacaaaatatataaaaaagtccACCAAACTTCTGAAAGTCACGGTTTGTACAGCACTGAAGGTTTGTAGAAGGCATCTGATGTTACCAAGTCACTTccgttacaaatattttcttcattctggGTCAAGGCGAGGTAAAACAGGAAGAATGAGATTCCCAAATGCAGAATCTTGAGTTATGAAGTATCCTGATgaatgtgcatgtgcatgctaagaaagtttaaaaaaaaaaagaaaaaaaggcaatttaGTTATTAAGAGTCACAGTTCTTCAACCAAGGCATTAAAATTACTTACCCTTTCTGAGTGCTTAAGaccaaatttgttttaaaagccagttctgctgctgctaattttgtttaaatacacagaagatctacaATAATAAAGAATTCACATTAACAAGTTGCACCAGGTACTAATTTATCCTCCCTACTCTCTTCCTTGTGGTTCTCATTAGTCAATAATTGAGTCAAAGACGTGAATTACTTTGTTCCTGGAAGTGGGGAGGAAAACTAGCAACAAGGTCCCAGAGTGCTCTGCTCttggtcaataaagcaggagaGTGAGAAAGGGCAGAAGTTGGAAGGTGAAGGGGGAAGGCAGCTGATTACTGGTGATTAAGATGCCAATGTTTTGTAGAGAATGCTGGAATATAAACAACAAAACCACCAGTGATGTCCTTTGTCACTAAACAAAGGACTGTTTATAGGTGGTCTAAAGGGAGATGATCTTTAATGTAATGTCCCTTGCAATTCTGAGATTCTAAGGCTTGAAAGCATCAGTAACGATGTCTTGTCCAAGATCTCTGAGAATCTTAAATTATCCAAGATCAACGAAATACTAAAACTGTTCATCACAGTCAATTTTTTTAAGATGATGGGTTGTCAGATTTCCATATTAAGAGTTAAGtcttactcagtcatgtccaactctttgcaaccctacagactacagcctaccaggctcctctgtctatgggattctccaggcaagaatgctggaatgggttgccatgccctcctccagaggatcttcccaactcagggatcgaacctttgtctcttatgtctcctgcattggcaggtgggttcttgaccactagcaccacccaaaACAGATATGCTGACCATTAGAAAAAGAATCCAAGCAACAATAAATCAGTAAGACTATCAAAGGACGCAGCAGCATGaccaatttgaaaaatatatatgtactattAAACTAGCCAGCCAATTCAGCTTCTTGAGCTCATTCAGGCCATCCAAATATCCTTTTGTGCACAAGCAAGCAGTCTCTTGCCAGGTGCAGCAAAGAATCAATCATGACGACGTCAATACCATAAAAGATACTTCATTACTCCTGTAACACTTTCATTGGTCCTTCTGGGCATGATCTAATGTCAGCAAACCACTGCAATTATGTATGGACCATTTTTATTGATATTGCTccactgaaatacaaaataagaacTGTGCTGGTTTCCAAGCCCCGGGAAATCTCCGGTGAGACGAGAATGTCAGTCACACTTTTCTCACCTGCAAAGCTGCCTTCTGCTGGGCTGCAATATGCTGCTGCTCAGCGTGGTCCCGGAAGTCCTTGTTGAGAGCGGGTCTCGAGAGCGCAATGCTAAAATGGGAATCTTAGTTACTTGACTATTTAGAGACTCCTTTACTTCTGAATCACATTTTTCATTAGATATTCTATATAggaattatttacaaaaaaaaaaaacccacaaacttCCTGAATaagtcttttttccttcttccactgTTTACATTAATTTATATGGAAAAGCCCGTATTATTTACTAGAGCTTCAGATTATCTCCTTTTTATCAATGATTTTTGGTCTTCTGCTTTCAAACTGATTTGAGGTACTCTGGTCTATCATAAAGTtacatttatgatgaaaactaaACAGCTGACTATTTCAAGCAGATGGTAGGGCATATGAAGGCAGGGTTCAAACCTGACACATTTGAAGAAATTTATGGTTCAGCAGGACTGGAGGT comes from Cervus canadensis isolate Bull #8, Minnesota chromosome 30, ASM1932006v1, whole genome shotgun sequence and encodes:
- the LOC122431932 gene encoding SOSS complex subunit C; the encoded protein is MAANPSGQGFQNKNRVAILAELDKEKRKLLMQNQSSTNHPGASIALSRPALNKDFRDHAEQQHIAAQQKAALQHAHAHSSGYFITQDSAFGNLILPVLPRLDPE